GTAATGACCTACCAAAATGCATATTTGAAATCATTCCACATGAGGTTATCGATGCATTTCCCGCGACATTCAACCATTGCAGTAATTCTTTTCTTGGTCCTTTGCTTTCACCAAACTTATGCAGTTGAGGTTAACGAGCCAATCACTGCAAAGACACCCGAGCAGATCGCAGTTGAAGGGCTACGTGGTTTTTATACAAATCTACAGAAGCATAAAGACGGCACTGTACGACTTGTACGTTTGAGTAAACCACATGTAAAACTTGAAGTATTGGAGCATCTCGAGCAATTTCGAAAGCTCGATTATCTTGCGATTATCTGTCCTCACATTGGCGATGAAGGGCTGTCACACATTCAGCATCTGACCAACCTCGACACCCTGATGCTTTCCGAATCTGCAGTTGGTGATCATGGACTCTCATACCTAAAGCAACTCAACAAATTGGAACGGCTTGAGCTCAATAAGACAAAAATTTCTGATGAGGGATTGGCTCACCTTTCACATCTTGATCAACTCAAAGTACTTTCTTTGAAAAATACGAATATTACCGATGCAGGTTTGAAACGCCTCACCGGTTTAAAGAATCTCGAAGTACTCTTGCTTTCCGGGACGAAGGTGAGTGATGCGGGTTTCGGAATTTTAGCAAGTCTGAAAAAACTGAAAATATTGTATCTCGCTCGCACCCAAGTCAAAGGAAAGCAGCTTGCTACGCTTACTGACTTACCACAACTTGAATATTTGGTTCTGAATCGAAACGTGCTAGACAAGCAGTGTGTGCAAACACTTGTCAAAATGCCTAAGTTGAAAGGCTTGGAGTTGAAACACACGGGACTCCCTGGTGATTCGATCAATCAACTCACGAGAAGCTTAACAAAGACCAATGTCTTTTCTGATGTCTCTACTGTAATAAAAGATGAAACTTCTTCCCTTGTGTTCATGAAATCGGATTCTCTGAATCTGAAACCGATATTGAGCCCGATTCAGGATCGGATTCGTGCGAATGAAACACTGCAGCCTGGTTTTCAGAGGCATGTCATTCCACTGTTAGGCAGATTGGGTTGCAATAGCCGCAATTGTCATGGCTCATTTCAAGGGCGTGGTGGATTTCAACTATCGATGTTTGGATATGACTTTAAATTGGATCACGATAATTTGCTAAAACGTATTGATAAAAAAGTACCAGACCAAAGTTTGATCCTGAATAAACCAACCTCCGAAGATGAACACGAAGGAGGACTTCGTTTACCACCTGGTGGCTGGGAACAAAAACTGTTGCGTGAGTGGATTGCCAGTGGTGCGAAATCTGTAGTCGAAAATGCTCCCCAGTTTGTACGCTTGGATGTAACGCCCAAGCAAGTTGTGTTTTCGAAAAAAGGGGAGATGACTTCGATTAAGGCGATTGCAGTCTGGTCAGATGGTACGCGGGAAGATGTGACTTGTTTGACACGATTCGAGTCAAAAGATGATAGCGTCGCCGAGGTAACAGCTGAAGGGAAAATCCATGCCAAAGGGACCGGCGATACCTATGTGATTTCCTATTATGACAATGGGATTTTTTCGACTCAGGTCATATTGCCTGTTGAGAAAAAGCAAAAAGATGATTACCCCGTTGTTCCGACGCCAACTGAGATTGATCGACATGTAGTTAATAAACTGAAAAAACTGGGCATCCAACCATCAGGCTTGTGCACTGATGATGAATTTTTGCGACGAGTCAGTCTTGATATTACAGCCACCTTGCCTTCACCAGATGAGATTCGAGAGTTTCTTAACGATAAGACACCTGACAAACGCAGTCAAAAGATTGAGGAATTGCTCAAGCAACCTGCTTACGTTGCCTGGTGGAGTATGAAACTCTGTGACCTAACAGGGAGTAATGCGGGCTATCTGGGTGGGACTGAAATGGCTCAGCCTGTGGTCAGTCAATGGAATGCCTGGATCAAGCGTCGAGTTGAAGACAATATTGGATGGAATCAAATCGTTTCGGGTATCATTTTAGGCACAAGTCGTTTACCAGGGGAAACCTATGATGAATTCATGGTTAGACAGAGTGAATTCACGAGTGTCAAAGATCGAAAGGACTTCACGGCACTTAATAACAGTATGCCTCATTACTGGGCGCGGAGTAATATGTCAGTTCCCTCTGATAAGGCATTAGCTTTCGGTTACACCTTCCTGGGAATGCGTCTTGATTGTGCTCAATGTCACAAACATCCGTTTGATGAATGGTCGAAACAAGACTTTCAACTTTTTACCGAGTTTTTTACACGGATTAAATTTGGTACTCCTGCTGATGCGAAAGTCTTGCATGAACAGACACGTAATATGTTGGGAGTTCCTGTCAAATTGAATACCGCTGCATTACGGAGGCAGAGTTATTTGCGGATCGCAGCAGAAGGACGTCCCATTCCCTGGAGAGAAGTCTACATCGAAGCAGCCAAGGGGGACAAGCAAATTGCGAAATTGCTTGGAGGCCAGAAGATGGATATCAGCAAAAATTCTGATCCGCGTCAATTATTGATGCATTGGATGTTGAATGAACCAAACCGTTATTTTGCGAAAGCGTTTGTAAATCGCATTTGGGCTCATTATTTCAATGTGGGCATTATTAATCCTCCTGATGATTTGAATCAAGCCAATCCACCCAGCAATAAGGCATTGCTGGATTATCTGGTCAAGGGATTTGTAGATAGCGGGTATAATATGAAATGGCTGCATCGTACGATTACTAATAGTCGAACTTATCAATTGAGCTGGCGCCCTAATGATACGAATCGCAAAGACACTCGTAATTTCAGTCATGCCGTTTTGAGGCGTTTGCCCGCGGAAGTTGCCATTGATGCGATTCTGAAAGCGACAGCAGATCAAAAGACGGCAAGCCAGTTTTCCAGTAAAATAGATCAACGGAAAATTTCACAACACCCAAGGTCTTATCAGGCCAGGGCCATTGACTTTTCACTGTTAGTTTTCGGAAAACCGTTACGAACAACGAACTGTGACTGTGAACGACAGAATGAACCAACACTGTTGCAGTCATTGTATGTGCGTAACGATGAAGAAATGTTGAGTCACTTAACTCGATCCAATGGTTGGCTGAGTGAATTGAAAAATCGAAGTTCTGAGCAGGCTGATTTAGATGCTCTCGTTTCAGAAGCCTATTTAAGAACGCTTTCTCGACTTCCTGATAAGATAGAAATGAAAGAAAGCCAACTTCATTTAAAGTCGACAAAGACGCTGCATGAGGGTATGCATGATTTAATGTGGGCGCTATTGAACACACAGGAATTTATTACTAATCATTAAATTAAAATTAGCGGTTGGGTGAATTTTTAAAACTATTTTCACTGAGGAATATCAAATGAAACACTGCGACAAAATCACGAGACGGAATGTGTTACAAGCGGGGTTTCTGGGGGGGCTTGGGCTCTCACTTTCTAATTTCCTCAACTTGTCAGCATTGAATGCGGAAACGACTGGAAAGAAATCTTCGAAAGCGGATTCAGTCTTATTTTTGAATCTTGCAGGGGGAGTTTCTCACCTCGATACGCTTGATAGAAAACCGGAAGCCCCCGTCGAAACTCAAGGTGAGTTTAAGTCGATTCAAACTTGTATTCCTGGCCACAGTGTATGTGAATATATGCCAAAGTATGCAGCAATGGCTGATCAATTTACGTTGATTCGTGGGATTTCACATTCTGCGGGGGCCCATCCTCAAGGCCAATCCTGGATCTCAACTGGTAATCGTCCCGTACCTGCTTTGATTTATCCCTCTTTGGGATCTGTAGTCAGTAAAGAGATTTCGAGTAAACCTGATTTACCAGGATATGTAGCAATACCCAAAACAGAGTGGAATGCCGGTTATATGGGGGATGCGTATGCTCCGTTCAAAACGAATACCGTTCCCCGTCCGGGACAACCATTTCAAGTAAGAGGTATTTCTTTGCCTGACGGTTTAACAATTGAGAAAGTAAATCAACGACAGCAGTTGCTCAGCAAGTTAGACCGTCGATTTAAAGAGGACTCTACTGAGAGTCAATTATTGGAAGCGTTAGATAAATTTGGGTCTCAAGCCTATAACATGATAACATCAAAACGAGCGCGTGCTGCCTTTGATGTTGAGCGGGAATCATCAAAGATCCGTGGGTTATTTGGTACTGATGAGTTCAGTCAATCCGTATTTCTTGGCTGTCGTTTGATTGAATATGGTGTTCCCTTTGTAACAGCAACGTACCAAGGCTGGGACACACACACCGAAAATTTTGCTGGTCATCGAAGATTGTTACCGCCCCTCGATGTGGGGATCACAGCCGGTTTGAAAATGTTAAAGCAAAAGGGATTATTGGAGAGGACGCTGGTTGTCATTATGGGGGAATTTGGTCGTACTCCCAAAATTAATGTGAACGCGGGGCGTGATCATTATCCTCGTGCGAATTGGTGTTTAATGACTGGCGGAGGAATTAAGCCTGGACAGTTTATTGGTGGTACGAATAAAGCCGGTGATGCGCCTGATGATAAAACAAATATTAAACCAGATGATATCGCCGCAACCATTTATCACGCTTTGGGCATCGATCCACTTATGGAATACTATACCAATACCGGACGTCCAACGATGCTGGTTCCACATGGCCGCATCATGCGTGAACTGTTTGCCTAAAGTTCCAGCGGAACGACGCGATAAATCTTTTCATCTGATCAGGCTGGATTCAAGTGAATGACTGAGGCTGGACTATCTGCCAATAATTCCTCCTTAACGTTCTTTGCTTTTCCAAGCATGATTGCTTTGTGTCATTGACTGTAGTCTAATGAGCATATTGTAAGGCTGAAACGTCTTCTTTTCTCAAGATGCGTCATTTTATTTCAGTAGGCGCACAGTATTATAAAGGCACATTTATTATGAAATATCTCGTGGCTATTATGCTCTGCTTTTTCTTCTTTCCCCTTTTGACAAAAGCAGAGGAGAGAGCAGTTAAACCGAATATTGTGCTCATTATGGCAGACGATTTGGGGTATGGTGATTTGAGTTGCTACGGCAGTGTTAATTGTCAAACTCCTAATCTTGATCGTTTAGCTGCCAAAGGGATGCGATTTACAGATTTTCATTCGAGTGGAACTGTTTGCAGTCCTACGCGCGCTGGTCTCTTAACGGGTCGTTATCAGCAACGTGCTGGTATTGATGGAGTGGTTTATGCAGATCCCCAAAAAAATCGACATCATGGACTGCAAAAAAATGAAGTCACTTTGGGGCAATGTTTACAGGCTGCTGGCTATCGAACGGGCATGTTTGGTAAATGGCACTTAGGGTATCAGAGGCAATACAATCCGACATTTCGAGGCTTCCAAAAATTTGTGGGTTATGTGAGTGGAAATGTAGACTACTTTGCACATCTGGATGGAACTGGTGTCTTTGACTGGTGGCACAATGCGAAATTGAATCGATCGGAACAGGGGTATGTGACCCACTTAATTACAGACCATGCGGTTGACTTTATCCGTCAACAAAAGGACGAACCATTTTTTATCTATATTGCTCATGAAGCAGTACATTATCCCTATCAGGGACCAAATGATAAACCAATACGAAAAGAAGGCGTTGGAGATATTAAATCAGCCAAACGAAAAGATGTAACTAATGCCTATCGAGAAATGAATACAGAAATGGACCGAGGAATTGGTAAGGTGATGTCAGTGCTGGATGAACTAGAACTGACTGAAAATACCTTTGTATTTTTTCTGTCCGATAATGGTGCAAATAATAAAGGATCTAATGGAAAATTACGCGGGTTCAAAGGTAGTGTGTGGGAAGGGGGGCATCGTGTTCCCGGGATTGCTTTTTGGCCTGGCCATATCCCAGCGGGAAGTGTTTGTGACGAAACTGTGATTAGTATTGATCTGATGCCTACAATTTTAGAGTTGGCACAAACGACTGTCCCCGCTTCTCATCAATTAGACGGTGTCAGTCTGATAAATTTATTGACCAAACAGCAACGACTAAAGCCACGAAAAATATTTTGGGACTACCGTGAACGTTATGCAGTCAGACAAGGGTCTTGGAAGCTTGTATTGAATCAGAACCGTCAAACACCTGTCGAATTGTTTGACCTTCAAACAGATCTCTCTGAAACAAATAATCTGGCGAAACAGAATCCTGAGAAAGTACAACAAATGAAGAGGGCACTTAATCTCTGGAAAAAAGAGATGAATCAAACAGCTACATCACAACCTGAAAAAAAATAAAATGCAAAGAGTTCACAATTAGGAGACTGCTTAATGTTTCGACTAATGCTACTGCTGATTTTCTTATTACCTTTGAACTTGAATGCAGCAGAGAATACTGGGAATTCACTTCGGGCAGGAGCTGCAAAAGTAAATATTAATCCTCGGAACTTTCCGGTTTCTATGACTGGAAGTTTTCAAGATCGCCAGGCAAAATCGGCTCATGATCCCCTGCATGCACGTGCTCTGGTGTTGAGAAATAGGCAAACCAGTATTGCGTTTGTAGTGTGTGATATTTGTTTGATTTCACGTGATATTTTCGATGCTGCCAAAAAAGAAGCATCGTTGAAAACAGGTATTCCGACCAGTCACATGCTGACATCTGCAACACATACACATACTGCACCCACTTCAGTACCGCTAGCACAATGTAATCCGAATCCGGAATATGTACAATTTCTAACCGAAAGTATTGCTCGAGCAATTATCGACGCGCATGCGCGACTTGCACCTGCCAAAATCGCTTGGACTTCGGCTCAAGAACCTGGAGAAGTGAATAACCGTCGTTGGTATGTGAAAGCGGAGGGACTTCAAACTAATCCGTTTGGAAAAAAAACTGACAAGGTGCGGACGAACCCTCCCAGGGGAAGTGACCTGTTGATTAAACCGGCAGGCCCAATCGATCCCGAGATTGCAATCCTCTCGTTACAACATGCAGATGGGCGTCCACTGGCACTTTTAGCCAACTATTCGTTGCATTATGTAGGCGGAATTCCTCCTAATCAACTTTCGGCAGATTACTTTGGTGAGTTTGCAAGACAGATAAAAAAACGACTCGGTGGAGATGATACGTTCATTGGAATTATGTCGAATGGGACCAGTGGTGATATCAATAACTATAATTTCAAAAAACCACGACCTCGGGGGGCCGCATTTGAGCGGGTATTTGCAGTTGCATCAATCATTGCCGACCGTGCATATCAGGCTGTCAAAGGTCTCAAGTACCATAGTGATATTTCATTACAAATGCAGGAGCGAACAATTGACTTGGCAATCCGAAAACCGACTCCAGAAGAAGTGACGTACGCCAGCAAACTCCTATCTGAAGCGAAAAACATCCAAAGGCTAACGACAAAGGAAGTCTATGCCCAAGAGACAATCCGCATAGATCAAGGTCCTGACAACGTGAATCTCAAGCTTCAGGTTTTGCGAATTGATGAGTTGGGGATTGTGGCAATTCCATGCGAAGTATTTGTAGAAATTGGTCTGGATATCAAACAGAAGAGTCCACTTAAGCCAACCTTTATTATTGGTCTGGCCAATGGTTATAACGGTTATTTGCCAACGCCGGAACAACATATACTGCAAGGTTATGAAACCTGGCGTTCGGGATGGAGTTACTTGGAAACTGATGCTTCGAAAAAAATTGAAAAACAGATTATAATGATGCTCAAGCAGATCAGTGATTAAAGCAATAATGTATTGTGATTTGACTCTGATATGTTGATGAATGAAATCACATGAGTTCTAAAGGACAAAAAAATGAAAAGATTATGGATTGCTTTTGGGCTTGTAGGAATTTGTATCTTTCACGCGAGTCAAGTGGGTTGTGCTGAAGATCCTAATCAATTAACGAAACAGGAAAAACTACAGGGCTTTAAATCGCTCTTTAATGGAAAAGATTTGAAGGGATGGAAACATAGTGGGAATTGGAGAGTGGAAGAGGGAGTAATTAGTCGTGGAGGAAAAGGTGGCAGTCTTGTTTATCAAACACGACCCATGCCCGATGACTTTGAACTCGTGTTTGAATGGAAAGTAGCGGATGGTAGTAATAGCGGTGTCTATTATCGTCCCGGGCAATATGAGTATCAGATCCTTGATAATGCGAAGCATCCAGATGGTAAAAATCCACGTACTAGTGCCGCCTCTATTTATTTCTGTATGCCGCCTTCACATGACGCCACAAGGCCGGTTGGGCAGTGGAACAAAGGGCGGATTAAGTGTAAAGGAACTGTTATTCAACATTGGTTGAATGGTGAGAAAGTTATCGACTTGGATTACACTGATCCTCGTTACGCATGGCAGGTCGGGCTCTTGGCAAATCGAGGAGGAGACCTTGCTGATCGGGGAGCAAACTTATCTCTGCAAGATCATGGTGACCCGGTTTGGTATCGAGGAGTCAAAATGAGGATGATTCCGAAAGATGAAAAATTAGATCGATCTTCAATTAAACCAGCTAAAGTTTCAGATACAGCAATGGCAGCAGAGCAACGTAAATTGCAGCGTATCATGGAAAACCGCGCAAGACAAAAACAGAAAAAGTGAGTGCCTACTTGTAGTCTTCACATAATGATCTTTGACATTCTAACCCTTATGATAGAGCTTTCTCATAGAAAAAGAACCGCCATGACATTGATGAAGCATTTAATGCTTGTAAGTTTTTATATTCTGATGACCGCAAAATTTGTTAATTCTGCCGAGCCTGTCCGCGTTATTTTCGATACAGATATTTCAGGTGATGTGGATGATGTGCTTGCATTAGCAATGATTCATACTCTGGCAGATCGAGGAGAGTGTGAATTGTTGGCAGTTACGATTTCAAAGATTAATCCTCTGACGGGGCCATTTACCGATGCTGTAAATACTTTCTATGGGAGGAATGAGATTCCGATTGGTGTTACACTTCAAGCTCAACATCGTCAAAGCAAATATTTGAATTTGATTCATAAGAGAGATAACAATCAGCTGCGTTATCCACATGATGTTAAATCTAACAAGGATCTTCCTAATGCTGTTAAATTACTGAGGAAGACGCTCGCCTTGGAAAAAAATCAATCGGTGGTGATTATTCAGGTAGGATTAGCAGCAAATCTGGCTGATCTTATAGAATCCAAACCAGATGAATTCAGTCCACTCACCGGTGTGGAATTGATCCGTAGTAAAGTACGGCTGGCCTCAGTAATGGCGGGGGCGTTTGAGTCCATTAACGGCAACGAACGCTATCTTGAAGCAAATGTTCGTAATGGGATTCACTCGATGCAACGATTTGCAAAATTATGGCCTGAAGAGGTCCCTGTTATTTGGAGTGGCTTTGAAATTGGTGTCGCTGTCCCTTATCCACGAGAGAGTATCGCGAGAGATTTTGAGTATATGAAACATCACATCGTGCGTGAATCCTATTTACTGCATAGTGGACCTGAACATGATCGGCCCTGTTGGGATTTGACGAGTGTTCTTTATGCGATTCGTCCGCAAGAGAATTACTTTAACCTATCAAAATCCGGGCGAGTAAGTGTTTCAGATGATGGATTTACAAAATTTCAATCTGAAAAGGATGGCCGTGATCGTTTTTTGAAAATGAATGCAGTCCAGGCAATACGAGTTCGAGAAGTTTTACGTGATTTAGTAAGCCAACCACCTTTGAAAAGAGCACCATAACTCTATATGAGCAATTATTTAAACCACATCATTAATAAATAGAGTTTTGACCATCAGGTTTGAATAGAGGCGTTAGTCACTGACACTCTTGGCGACTTCGTCTAACAGAGCGTCTATTGAATGACACATCTCTTTTTTCAACGCATGCAAACTATTTTGCACTACAACCAATCCATCGATTCGATTTTTAGTTTTTTTATCATTTGTGGATGGGTCGCTTGTGAGTTCTCGTTCATCGAGTTTACTTTGATGCTCTTCAATTTCAGAGTCTGGCATAGAGTTCATTAACTTACTGACTAGCATTTCTGTATCGATTGGTTTTACAAAGAGATCTCTAAAACCAAGTGCAAGTGCTTCTCGCGTCAGGCCTTTCATCTTAGGAGATGATGTACCATGTTCTCTTGTAACAGTCAGATAAAAATGCAGCGGTGGACTAACTCCTTCATCATCAAATCGCTCTATTCTTGCTGCTTCTTTATACAAATCAATCGCATTCATTGAAGGTAGAAAAAGACTGGTTATGACGGTGTCGATCGAAAAATCTGATTTTAAGATGGCGAGTGCTTCTTCCCCACTTTCTGCAGTTAATGTACCAAAACCATGGTAAGTCAATTTCTGGTTCAAACTCTGTCGTATGAATCCGATTTCATCGACGATTAGTATTTTCATAATCTCACCCTGTCATGAATCTAAAAGCATGCGCATCTTGCTATTTGATTTGGGGTCTTACACATATTCTTCTATCGCCTTCTGATATCAAAATAAAAATAGGGGATATTACCCAATTTAGGGTGGAGTATTTACCTCAATATTGAATAGTATGGTATATTTGGGTATTACAGGTGGAGTTAGATGCTATGGTTTTATAGTGGTTGGAATCGAATTGTATTAGTCGTGATTAGCTTTACATTTTCTTACGATTGCTAAAAAAATTTTTTAGTAGTTTGTTTGGTTTAAATTATGTGATTATATAAAGCATCACTTTATTGAAATTTTTTGAAATGTGGCATATTCGCTTACATATTTTTGAAAAAGAAAATAAGTGCACTGATCAATCATTCTAGGAATCACTTCTCTTAGTATTTTGAAAAAATCAGCGACCTCATTTATTGGGTGCTGCTGTGCATCATAGTACCTGTATTATTCCCCTTCGCAGATACTGAAAAGTACCAGAAAACGGTGTTATATTTTTCTTGATGAAGTGCTTGACAAGCGATTTCACTAAGAATTTTCTGGTCAAAGTAACATCAAATACCCTCTCTCAATCATACTTAGTTCATCTTAGAATCTTACAAAATAGAGTGACTGATATAATTGATTGTTGAAATCAAAGACAACGTCTAAGTTTTCAATATTCGTTGCCTCCCCTCAAAATGGCTCAGTTACTACAACCAAGTAGAATTAATTTGCGACACAAAATTTTCAATTTTTTTATAGAGATATGATCTATAAAATAAAGAGTATTCTGAATTTCCTAATTGTGTAAGTGAACTAACACTAATACTCTGTGCAAAATAACATTTTATTGAGGTCCGAATGAACGATTTTGTTGTTTATGTAATTGATGATGATCCAGATGTCCTGGATTCTATTGCATTTCTACTAAACACTTCAGGTTATCAAGTCAAAACTTTTGACAGTGTTCGTTCATTTTTGGAATCTAAAGAAGTCGTGTTTACAGGTTGTATCCTAATCGACCTGATTATGCCTGAAATTTCTGGTATTGAAGCAATGGAGCTATTTAAAAAGCAAAACATTCATTTTCCTTTAATTATGATGAGTGCATATGGTGATATTGAAAAAGCGGTTTCCGCAGTAAAACTGGGAGCCTGTGATTATCTTGAAAAACCTTTCGAGAAAGAAAAATGTATCAAAGCCATCGAATACGCTAAATCACTTTTGAATACTGATGAAGACGATTCGGAAAATAATGGTCGAGTTCACCTGCATTTGTATAATGGTTTAACTCGTAGAGAGAAGCAGGTCTTTCATTTAATTGCTGAGGGGCATTCTGGTAAGCAAATTGCAAGCTGTATGTCGATCAGCTACCGGACTATGGAAAAGCATAAAGCGAATGTGTTAAACAAATTGGGGATCTCAAGTGCCACTGATATTGTACATATTTTGTACAAAATTAAAGACCTGCCGGGGTATTCGAAAACTGATAATGATTCATAGTTAATGTAATCCTTTCAATCAGGTTTATAGTATTTCTGTATTTGCACATCAAAATTCTAAAAAAACTCGCCCTCGTATTCACACTTCAAGAATCCACTCAAATTCAATTCAACGATGAATAGCCTGTCTGTTACTTACACAGACTACTTGATTTCTTCTTAAACTATTTCAAGCTAAAGCTTAAGAGTACATTACGCGAAGCAATTTCAAACTCATCGTCTATCTACACCGAGAGTGATTACCCTCCATGTTTTTTGGGGAGATTTCCCTATGTTATAAACACCTTTAGAAAGTCGATAATTCAGCTGGCTACATGGCCAAGTGTTGATCTTGTGACGTGAACGATGTGCTTAATAGGGAGGAATGAGAGAAAGTGTAATAAAGAAGATTCCTGTAGATTAAAAGGGCCTCACATGACTTCTCACCAAGTCAAATTATTTGACGATTACTTAGCGAGACAGATTTTAAAATTTAGTATAGATGTGTCAGTAGCGATTGATGAATTGGGTGTAGTACTTATGGCCAGTGAATCAGTCTCTCGAGTGTTTGGGTGGCAACCAGACGAAATCGTGGGAGAAAATATCCGTGTTTTTGCTTCTGAATCGCAATTAAAACAGTTTG
The Gimesia aquarii DNA segment above includes these coding regions:
- a CDS encoding DUF1501 domain-containing protein, translated to MKHCDKITRRNVLQAGFLGGLGLSLSNFLNLSALNAETTGKKSSKADSVLFLNLAGGVSHLDTLDRKPEAPVETQGEFKSIQTCIPGHSVCEYMPKYAAMADQFTLIRGISHSAGAHPQGQSWISTGNRPVPALIYPSLGSVVSKEISSKPDLPGYVAIPKTEWNAGYMGDAYAPFKTNTVPRPGQPFQVRGISLPDGLTIEKVNQRQQLLSKLDRRFKEDSTESQLLEALDKFGSQAYNMITSKRARAAFDVERESSKIRGLFGTDEFSQSVFLGCRLIEYGVPFVTATYQGWDTHTENFAGHRRLLPPLDVGITAGLKMLKQKGLLERTLVVIMGEFGRTPKINVNAGRDHYPRANWCLMTGGGIKPGQFIGGTNKAGDAPDDKTNIKPDDIAATIYHALGIDPLMEYYTNTGRPTMLVPHGRIMRELFA
- a CDS encoding DUF1549 domain-containing protein, which codes for MHFPRHSTIAVILFLVLCFHQTYAVEVNEPITAKTPEQIAVEGLRGFYTNLQKHKDGTVRLVRLSKPHVKLEVLEHLEQFRKLDYLAIICPHIGDEGLSHIQHLTNLDTLMLSESAVGDHGLSYLKQLNKLERLELNKTKISDEGLAHLSHLDQLKVLSLKNTNITDAGLKRLTGLKNLEVLLLSGTKVSDAGFGILASLKKLKILYLARTQVKGKQLATLTDLPQLEYLVLNRNVLDKQCVQTLVKMPKLKGLELKHTGLPGDSINQLTRSLTKTNVFSDVSTVIKDETSSLVFMKSDSLNLKPILSPIQDRIRANETLQPGFQRHVIPLLGRLGCNSRNCHGSFQGRGGFQLSMFGYDFKLDHDNLLKRIDKKVPDQSLILNKPTSEDEHEGGLRLPPGGWEQKLLREWIASGAKSVVENAPQFVRLDVTPKQVVFSKKGEMTSIKAIAVWSDGTREDVTCLTRFESKDDSVAEVTAEGKIHAKGTGDTYVISYYDNGIFSTQVILPVEKKQKDDYPVVPTPTEIDRHVVNKLKKLGIQPSGLCTDDEFLRRVSLDITATLPSPDEIREFLNDKTPDKRSQKIEELLKQPAYVAWWSMKLCDLTGSNAGYLGGTEMAQPVVSQWNAWIKRRVEDNIGWNQIVSGIILGTSRLPGETYDEFMVRQSEFTSVKDRKDFTALNNSMPHYWARSNMSVPSDKALAFGYTFLGMRLDCAQCHKHPFDEWSKQDFQLFTEFFTRIKFGTPADAKVLHEQTRNMLGVPVKLNTAALRRQSYLRIAAEGRPIPWREVYIEAAKGDKQIAKLLGGQKMDISKNSDPRQLLMHWMLNEPNRYFAKAFVNRIWAHYFNVGIINPPDDLNQANPPSNKALLDYLVKGFVDSGYNMKWLHRTITNSRTYQLSWRPNDTNRKDTRNFSHAVLRRLPAEVAIDAILKATADQKTASQFSSKIDQRKISQHPRSYQARAIDFSLLVFGKPLRTTNCDCERQNEPTLLQSLYVRNDEEMLSHLTRSNGWLSELKNRSSEQADLDALVSEAYLRTLSRLPDKIEMKESQLHLKSTKTLHEGMHDLMWALLNTQEFITNH
- a CDS encoding neutral/alkaline non-lysosomal ceramidase N-terminal domain-containing protein — translated: MFRLMLLLIFLLPLNLNAAENTGNSLRAGAAKVNINPRNFPVSMTGSFQDRQAKSAHDPLHARALVLRNRQTSIAFVVCDICLISRDIFDAAKKEASLKTGIPTSHMLTSATHTHTAPTSVPLAQCNPNPEYVQFLTESIARAIIDAHARLAPAKIAWTSAQEPGEVNNRRWYVKAEGLQTNPFGKKTDKVRTNPPRGSDLLIKPAGPIDPEIAILSLQHADGRPLALLANYSLHYVGGIPPNQLSADYFGEFARQIKKRLGGDDTFIGIMSNGTSGDINNYNFKKPRPRGAAFERVFAVASIIADRAYQAVKGLKYHSDISLQMQERTIDLAIRKPTPEEVTYASKLLSEAKNIQRLTTKEVYAQETIRIDQGPDNVNLKLQVLRIDELGIVAIPCEVFVEIGLDIKQKSPLKPTFIIGLANGYNGYLPTPEQHILQGYETWRSGWSYLETDASKKIEKQIIMMLKQISD
- a CDS encoding response regulator, which encodes MKILIVDEIGFIRQSLNQKLTYHGFGTLTAESGEEALAILKSDFSIDTVITSLFLPSMNAIDLYKEAARIERFDDEGVSPPLHFYLTVTREHGTSSPKMKGLTREALALGFRDLFVKPIDTEMLVSKLMNSMPDSEIEEHQSKLDERELTSDPSTNDKKTKNRIDGLVVVQNSLHALKKEMCHSIDALLDEVAKSVSD
- a CDS encoding nucleoside hydrolase, with the protein product MLVSFYILMTAKFVNSAEPVRVIFDTDISGDVDDVLALAMIHTLADRGECELLAVTISKINPLTGPFTDAVNTFYGRNEIPIGVTLQAQHRQSKYLNLIHKRDNNQLRYPHDVKSNKDLPNAVKLLRKTLALEKNQSVVIIQVGLAANLADLIESKPDEFSPLTGVELIRSKVRLASVMAGAFESINGNERYLEANVRNGIHSMQRFAKLWPEEVPVIWSGFEIGVAVPYPRESIARDFEYMKHHIVRESYLLHSGPEHDRPCWDLTSVLYAIRPQENYFNLSKSGRVSVSDDGFTKFQSEKDGRDRFLKMNAVQAIRVREVLRDLVSQPPLKRAP
- a CDS encoding sulfatase, whose protein sequence is MKYLVAIMLCFFFFPLLTKAEERAVKPNIVLIMADDLGYGDLSCYGSVNCQTPNLDRLAAKGMRFTDFHSSGTVCSPTRAGLLTGRYQQRAGIDGVVYADPQKNRHHGLQKNEVTLGQCLQAAGYRTGMFGKWHLGYQRQYNPTFRGFQKFVGYVSGNVDYFAHLDGTGVFDWWHNAKLNRSEQGYVTHLITDHAVDFIRQQKDEPFFIYIAHEAVHYPYQGPNDKPIRKEGVGDIKSAKRKDVTNAYREMNTEMDRGIGKVMSVLDELELTENTFVFFLSDNGANNKGSNGKLRGFKGSVWEGGHRVPGIAFWPGHIPAGSVCDETVISIDLMPTILELAQTTVPASHQLDGVSLINLLTKQQRLKPRKIFWDYRERYAVRQGSWKLVLNQNRQTPVELFDLQTDLSETNNLAKQNPEKVQQMKRALNLWKKEMNQTATSQPEKK
- a CDS encoding DUF1080 domain-containing protein gives rise to the protein MKRLWIAFGLVGICIFHASQVGCAEDPNQLTKQEKLQGFKSLFNGKDLKGWKHSGNWRVEEGVISRGGKGGSLVYQTRPMPDDFELVFEWKVADGSNSGVYYRPGQYEYQILDNAKHPDGKNPRTSAASIYFCMPPSHDATRPVGQWNKGRIKCKGTVIQHWLNGEKVIDLDYTDPRYAWQVGLLANRGGDLADRGANLSLQDHGDPVWYRGVKMRMIPKDEKLDRSSIKPAKVSDTAMAAEQRKLQRIMENRARQKQKK